tttcaaaatatttttttatatacaaaaaacaaaaagcaCAGCTTAATTTTAACTTATAGTGAATATTGTGTGTCGCCTTTTGTAGAACAACACAGAatgttaattttaatcaataagcAGTTAAATGTATGGGAAGAGGGATAAATAGAATTGCGGCCGTCTGCATCATTCCGGATTCTAATATGTTGGTTTAGTTTCGTTTTACTTAACGCGTTTGATTAACTCTGATTCATTAGCgtcttttttgtgttttgttactTTCATATTACGACAATGAATGGTAAATATTGCAATTACGCCCGTGGATTAATTAAGAATGCTTAAATCTCACTGCAGTGTCATTCCATCATAAATAACTTGACCGATGAAGACCGTTAACTGTGTTCGAATTTCCTCTTCAGAATAATTTAATGTGTGCCAATCCAATGACCAAAGGTGAAGTTACCACACTTGAAATTTATTGACACATTTATGTAGCTACCCatttattgattgattttaatttatactGTTTCTATGATTATAAAACTATGATCACACGATTGATTTAGTTCGTAAACTCTTATATTGCCAAGGCGCCGTTGAAAACTTGCATGTATCTGCTGACACCAACTATGGATCATTTGTAGATCTACCACATTCAACACAACATGGAAACTACAGCAGGTACCGGTACAAATCCACATCCACCTCAGTGTGATAATGACAAGGTAGAAGTAAACATTCATAATGACAACATAGAACAAAACATTCCGACAGAGAAAGAATTGGGTTGTGGCAttgtcaataaaaatgaaagtgaGTTGGGCAATTTGGAAAGTGGGGTTGTGACAACTGAAGATATTGTGACAACTGAAGAGACTGAGGATGATACTCAAGGTGGAGGGTCTTTAGAGTCAGAGGATAGCAGTGAAGGGACAGTAGTTACTAAAGTCAAGTACAGGACCTGGCAGAATACCAGCTCAGATAGCTGGGAGTCTGGGAATGTGATTTCTCCTGTAGAAGCAGAAGAGCTGGAAAATGATGCACTGGAACGGGAAAAGCATGATTCCATGCGTGAAGGAGAAGATGGGGGAGAGAGAGGAGGATCTTCAGAGGAATTGCCTAGGCCAGAGAGCTTGAATCTTTCCCAATCACTGCAACACTACGAGAAGAAACGGAGTCAGAGTGATGGAGTAGCCATTGAGTGTTATAATAATTTGGCTAATATGCCTTCTGGGAAAAAGGACCCAGAGTTTGATAACATCGAGGAGACAATGTTGTCCAAAAGTATGCCGCAAGGAGTTGTTATCAAGAAAGGGGAGTTGTTTGAGTTTGTGGCAGATGATTTGCAGGAGAAAATCAGACAAAGCAGTCCTCTGCCAAAAACTGGTAAACTTATCTGTGTGATGTTGTAATATTTACTATCAGAGCTGAACATTTCCAAAAGCATTActagatatatttttatgtttgatTCATTGATCACTTAAATTTAGGAGAGGGGTATATTTTCAGACTTTTTGCAAGCCAAAAGTTTTTAATCTGGAGagtcaaaaatataattggCCAACATCCACTGACTTTCAAAGGGAAAGGATGCAGATATTGgttaaatgcatatatgtttATAATTGATCTTGCCATCATTGAagtgtttattacttttatttccAAATATTTCACAACTATTACCATCACGAAATAAGATACCTTTAATAGTACGTCAAATTTTCTGAATCAGAATCCAGTGGATTGAGTAGCCGGACCTCCAGCTGTAGAAGCATTGCCAGTATATCCAGTGGGAACTCCTCGGCCATGGGAGCGTCCTTGACCTCTGAAATGTCAAGGTCACCCAGCAGCCAGTTTCCCCACAGTCCGATCGACATTCCACCTATTGACCCCATGGCAGTGATGGAGTTGGAGATGGCGGCTAAACGAGTGGCCGACAATGTGGACCTACTGATGGGAAACCTCCGGTCAAATCTACACAAGGTGAGAGTTTGCATGAAATCACAGGTACTCTATTCAGTAAAAACATGATTAAATGGAACAGAATTAcataattttcaaactttgtACACCAAAGTCAGTCAAAGTAACTGGTCAATACACAATGAATGTTGATACTTTGCATAGAATGtaatactgtaaacatattatatttagcgtgtacgatatttggcggaatatgATTTTTGAACAAGTTAGCATAGATTTGATTTAGCGCAtttctaaatgtaaatttttatctacttacatattttacatttggcgacgtacttgatttagcgggcGCCGTTTTCCACCAAAAatgctaaatagaatacacagccaaatgtaatacgtttacagtaatcaattcaatttcattGGTAATATTTTTACTAATGTGTTAGGAGTTTTTTTAATaagtatattaattttatttatagatatattgtattgtactGTATACCTGTATGTACCATGTAACTTCTATTATAATCTTGGACTAGTGAAATTACAATATACAAACTtaaggaattatttttttcatcaaatatgGATAAGCCTTTGATATTACCagtataaatacaatttttatattattgtaaaacAGTTGTATAAATTTGATTTGCTTTCAGATGTCAGCAATCACGGTTGGATGTTTGGATGCCTATAAGAAGTCTGTGGACACTACATGTGATTCAGTTGATAGCAGTATTAAGGTATAAATTGAACTTCCcagatctacatgtatcagAAACTGCAGAGAATAAAATTTTTTCAACAGAGGTACAGTATATGCATGTATCAGTACCACAAAAATAACAGCTCACAGAAATAAGCCAGTCATGCAGTAATCAAAGGATTGTATACAGAAATATATGTTGTACTAACTAgatgtatatgatataaatatgtttaatgaTTTCAGTCGATGTATGCTCTTATGGCGAAATGCGAGGAGTTGAGTAAAAGCATGCAGCCTGTGTACCAGCTAGGCAATCAAATGTATCCTTTAAATGATAAAGGgcaaacaatttattaaaaggGAGTACTAAATCATAAATTTTTGGGTGGTGTTCTCCATTGTCTTTCAGTCCTGTTATCCTTTTGTTAAAAACTCTTCGATGATATAAAACTCAATGATGATATTAGGCATAGCCTGTTTTTGATACGTTAATCTTCTTTTATTAAGACATTCATATGTATTAAGAGATTACTG
This genomic window from Crassostrea angulata isolate pt1a10 chromosome 8, ASM2561291v2, whole genome shotgun sequence contains:
- the LOC128157742 gene encoding BLOC-1-related complex subunit 6-like; the encoded protein is METTAGTGTNPHPPQCDNDKVEVNIHNDNIEQNIPTEKELGCGIVNKNESELGNLESGVVTTEDIVTTEETEDDTQGGGSLESEDSSEGTVVTKVKYRTWQNTSSDSWESGNVISPVEAEELENDALEREKHDSMREGEDGGERGGSSEELPRPESLNLSQSLQHYEKKRSQSDGVAIECYNNLANMPSGKKDPEFDNIEETMLSKSMPQGVVIKKGELFEFVADDLQEKIRQSSPLPKTESSGLSSRTSSCRSIASISSGNSSAMGASLTSEMSRSPSSQFPHSPIDIPPIDPMAVMELEMAAKRVADNVDLLMGNLRSNLHKMSAITVGCLDAYKKSVDTTCDSVDSSIKSMYALMAKCEELSKSMQPVYQLGNQIKEIKRLLDRFESQLSEKGGKTKTG